GCATGGAGAGAGCAATACTAAACTTTTAGCAAATATGCTAAGTTCACCCCTGCTACTCCTACCTGGTATGCATGTAAAACAAAGTGTTACTACGCCAATAAAAATTGCTCAATGAACAAGCATTGTACCAAGTTTGTGgttaaaaaggaaaatagaCACAAACTTATTCAGATTTGTCAATCATAGATATCAATCAAGTGAACAAAAtcaggtaaaaaaaatcaagcgaACAAAATATATCTGATGGATGTAATAAGAATCTAATGAATGAAGCAGGAGATATGATTAGATGCCAAGCCTTTATGTAATCTCACTATTCAGTACATTTGTACAACCAATACATTCACCAAACGTTGTCTTTTTTACCAAAAATACTTGAGGCAAATCCAGAAATCAGATAAAAGCTTCCAAAATTTTCCTATTCACATACTTTACTACTTGCCACCACGCAAGATACAACATCAGTATTTTCAGTCAATTCAAACTTGCAGTAatttattctagaaaaaaaccCTGCAGTAATAGAAATATAGTTTTGATATCCTAGGGAAGACAAAATCTAACATCATGCAATCGCAGGGAAGACTTCAGAATATAATCCTCATTTGTTAACTGCTATATTAGATGAGTACACAAGCCTACTGACCTGGGTATCCAATTATACCAACCACATCACCCCGCTTCACAACACTGTGATATTTGGAGAATTCTATTTCAGACACCTCTGAGGAGCTAGCATAGAGACAAGAGAACAGAAATCACTTCATGAATTTTGGCAACACAAGACAAAGTTGTAAGAAAAATGATATATAATGTTAACAAAAAAAGTTGGCAGCACATATGCTCATTTCAGTATCTTGATCCAGCCAGTGCAATTGGTACCTGGCCCCAGCCATGACTTGAACCTTCACGCCATCGCCATAGATATCATAAAAGAAGAGCTTGGATGAGGAAACTCTCTTGCTCATGACCCTCCCTTGCAGGCACAAACAAATCATTTCAGGGAGCATAAGACGTTGACAGTGCTAAGTACAGTTGTTTTTACATGGAAACAATACCAGCTAAGCTTTCTGTGACAGCTGACAAATGTTCACCAGCACCCAAGCTGTTGTACTTAGCTACATAGTCTGCTATGGAGATCCCGACCTCAAACTTGTGAGGATATGGGTCCATGCCTTCGGTTCTAAGTGAATCAAGCATCCTGACCCTATTTTCAAAGTATCGCTGCagcaagaaacaaaataaacaatgCTTTCTgtctgaaaagaaaatgtattttCTCACTGCTGACTGAATTTGAAGTAAACTCACAGTCGGatctgtttcatcatcatcccCTGCAGGGATATTGTGTGCCTGCATGCCAGCCTGAGTTAGATCCTAAAGCTTAGAAAATTGTAAGGTAAAGAAAAGATGTAGCCAACGAAGCTAAAGCTTATAAAATTGACATGACTTAGATCATGAACAACAAACATAGAAATTCCAAGTCAGAAGACCATATACTCTCAAAAGAGCAATGTTCTTACATGCTTTAACTGCAACAGCTTAGGTATTAAACTGCAGATCAGTCTTGGGGTAAAGGATTTCAACgattaaaatatttttaaaaacaCTCCAAGAAGCAAAGGAAAAGTGTAAATGCTAATTAAGGTACCATATTGTTCCCTTCCTGCTCCATCTACTTTCCCTCTCAGTTTTCAGCTGCTGCATCAACACCAAGTAAGAATAAGTATGTCAGAAGAAGACGAACCACCATTCAAGAGAAGAACAAGATTACTATTCAGGAATCACCTATGGGATGAGCAAAGAGATGGCTCTCGATCGAACTGCTGGTGATCTTTTCTGACTTCCTCCATGGCTGTGATGCAATTTATATACAATTATACATAGGAGCCGCGGCAGGTTGGAGCTGACGCATCATGGGGCAAAGTTTGACTTCCCTGGACTAACTGACTGTTGTTTTACTTATTCTCATTAGTGGGAGATGACTGTACTTCCTAGATGATTCCGTAGCGATCAAGTTTCAGGGCCTAATAGTATTATATTGAGCATGGTACTAGGGGTCTTATATTATATTAGGCTTGGTACTTTAACGCGCTGTGCTGGAGGAATGTGGCCGTGTCATTAGAAACTTAGAATCCAACAACGTGATTCCCAAGTAACAACAATCTTTTGACACACTTAATGTATTACTTAAGCAGGAATTTCATAATTCTCACAGGTATTGTTCTATACTGTGATGCCTGAAACAGTTACAGATTCGAGGAGTCTAACACTGTAGACTGGCTGACCGCAACGGGGCGTATTGTTCTATTAAGCACACGGAAGGTAAACTGAAAACACTGTAGACTGACTGACAGCTTGACACTATTTCTGTAATTCTCTTCAAGAACACTGTCATATGGCAGAACTAAACAGTCAGTGGAAAATTAGCTAAGTGATGATCAGCTAACATCATCATTCACACCAACTTCACACCAGCTGCTGTAAGAGAATCTATGACGGCCTTGACCTTGCCATGGTACGTCTGGTCTCTTGACATGGAGACGGACACCGCAGGGATGCCCCTGAACAGCAGACGTTCGCCAAGCAGCTTCCCAATCTTCGCCGCTGCAGCGACGTCACGTGTCGACTCCATACTTGGCCTGAGGATCTTCTCCTGTGAGCTTGCTGCGCATGCGATGGTCGCGGATGGGGTGTGGATGACCTGGGCGCTGACAAAGTTGCTTGTGAAGTGCATCTTCAGAACATAGGGCTTTAGGAAATTGGTGATTGCAGGTGCCCTAGCAGGTGGAGGGATGACCATATTGGCTGATAAAGCTGATCTGCGCAAGgcagaaaataagaaaagaaagttAGCTAATAATACACTCAGTGCTTCTGAAAACGGCCTCAATGGATGAGGATAAGTGAGTACAcaactaaaaaaatgttttagaTTCTAAATTCAGGATAGCATACACATTTATAAAATATCACACAAAGGACATCCACATTTGATGGTTATTCACTTGAATCCATGGAAAGCATGAGGCAAGTTACATCATAGTTTACGATTCTTGCAGCTAATTTTCAGCGGGCTAGAACTTATCAGAATTAGTGTATTCAGAAAGTGATTCAGTAAACAGTACTCAACATAAAACATCACCGATGAAACTTAAAATAAATGTCGTTACTGGTATGTGATACTCGATAGTGGTACTGCATAACACAGACACACAGTATATAATAAAAACGAACAACTAATCTTGATGTACACTCTAGTGTTGAAGAGTGCATGACAGAATACTTGGTCCCAAAATTTAAGGCGTTTCTACCTAAAGCTTGTATCCAGTCCTTACCACAGATCATCCAAATAAGTTGACATACTCAAAGGACTGAACCCTGATGAACTAACAACACAGAAACACATAAAAGGAGCTATTGAACTAAACAAACATCTCTGGAAGGAACATAAAAACAAAGTCCAGCATGGTTGTTTTGTCGCTTGAGACTTGCAGAAAATCCTAAAGGCACCACAAGCAGAAAATGACAAATTTACTTCGGGAAGATTGTATAGGATAAACAGCTGGGCTTGGCCAAACTGTTGGAAACTGCTTGAAAGGCATTTTTCTTAAATAACGATTGAAAGATAAAACATACTACAAATTCAAACTGCCACTAGGGAGATCCAAACTTCCACGAATATATTGAATACTGAAAAGCCTCATATCACAATCCATTGTGAATGCAGCTTTCCATGGTTGAAGCAATTCCAGACTGAACTGGAAACCCCCTGACAAGACCATAATAAAATAAGCAAGAACTGTTCAACACAAATTAGCACTAAATCCCCTTTAGGGCCCATTTGTTTCATCCCAGCCCGCCCGGGTTCAACCAGGAATTATCGATATTGTAGCTCAAATTCCCGTTAATCCCTCCCGATCCCCACCAGGAAATCCACAACCGAACGAGCCCTTATGTGGTCAGGAACACTAATGTCTTGTCATTTGAGACTTGCAGAACTTGCTAATGATACCACAAGCAGGAAATGACAATTTAACTGTAGGAAGATTGTATCGGGTAGGCATCTTATCTTTTGAATGCtacctttcttttcctccatAGTCCATACCATAAAAAGATGGGCATGTGCAAGGGATGCAAATTGCTTCCTCAAAGAATAAAATTGTCAAGCAAACTATGCACACTATCCGTTAAATGCAGTCCTTTATACACTTGTTAAAAGCTGAATAGTCTCAGTATTTTGCTATTCAATGCATTCTATTCAGTTCAATCAACGAAATGGATATAGGTAATAACTTTCAGATGCACAAATAAACAGTGAACAGCACACATTAGCATTTCACGTCTACAATGTCTGATAAACTAAACACACTTTAACGTCAAGCTTCTTTGAAGAAATATCCAAATTTCTGAAACTACATTCGATAGCAGAAAACCTAAATTGAATTAAGACACACTGCGCTGCCCTAGTGAACGAAATGTTCTAAGTATGTAAGCGATTCCAGGCTGAACTGGAAGACAAACTCCTAACAAAACCATCTccacaaaagaaacaagaactGTTTATccatatgaaaatatgtaaTAACCAGTTCCATCTTTCAATCCATGGAATTGCTCCTTTATGCTAGAGGCATGATCGAGCGCTACAGATTACCCAGCGGTCATGGAATCGGAACTACCTCCATAATAGTAGCTCCCGATTAAGATTTTACCGACAAacatagagagagagagagagtcgTACCGTGGATGGGGTAAATGGCGGCGGTATTCGGGCGTCGGGAcggggggaggcggcggatgaGTAgaacggcggccggcgagcggaGGAAGGGGAACGGATGCGGAAGTGGAAGAAAtggacgcggcggccggcggcgagcagggGAACAGACACTATGGGGATGAAATCAGTCGGGAAAAGAGAGATGCGAGAGAAGGAGCGTGGAGCGATGCACCGGAAAAAAGGGCCCATTCGAGCATACCTGGGGTGAAGGCTGACAAGGCCTTTTTGTGTGCATCTGGGCTGGGCTACATCCGCCTAATCTAGCCCAGgaaatcaaacaagcatggCGGACACAAACCAGATGCACGcagcccaaccaaacaaaacagCCTGTTTTTGCCCTACAGAACCAAGACGCAAAATCAGAAGAGCACGGGGATTCATACGGAAACGTTGGAATGAAATGGACGGCCGAGGAAAATCCAGAATGTGACGTCCGAATCGTGACGGTCCGATAATGAGAAGGCAAAATCACGACACAAAAAACTGTACCGCATAACTTATTTCGGTCGGCATCGGTagcttgggcggcggcggcgcgaggggacGGAGCGATGCAGGCACTAGCACGGACGGCGCGATGCCTCTGGCCGGTGGCGTcagatgcggcggcggggaggggaTGCTACGGGCAGTTGCAGCCGTCGCGGGGGATCATGGTGCAGGTGAGGGACGGCAACCTGGAGCGCGCGCTGTCGGTGATGGAGCGCAAGATGAAGTCGAGCGGCATCGAGCGGCTGATCAAGCGCCGCACCGAGCACCACGTCAAGAACTCCGAGAAGCGCGTGCTCGCTCGCAAGGCGCTCATGGCGCGCGTTCGCTCCCAGGAGCTCGGCAAGAGGCTCCGCGACATCCTCATCAAGAAGATCCGGTCAGTGCCATCTTCATACCACCATTTTCGCCTGCTAGTACGCCATTCGTTTGCTGGTTACGAGTTCTCGCGGTTGCCTTGTTCGATCGTACTTTTCAATGTGTTGTGTTGAGTAACCAGGGTGTACTTTCGTTGGTGCTCTCAAAGTGCTCGACGAAATGCTTGGAGCGGTTTTAGTTGTAAGGCTGTGAAATTAGGCGAGATTTGCAAACAAGGGTGTGGGTAGACTGTGCACAGGAGatgtttgatgaaatgctAGGGTGGTTGCATGATTGGTGAGATGCAGATGGAATATAATTATCCTGCGGCCCAATATGTGCAACAAATATGTTCTTAATATTATAGAATCTATAAGCCGTTGAACATATTACATACAGATGgatctattaaaaaaatggatgGCAAGATGGTCTATAAATTAGTAGAGTGACTTATGCTGCCCTCAGATTAGATATCTGCAGACAGTCATATTGGTAGTCATGGGTGGTACAATTTTGATTGCTACTCCTAGGATTGTCTTAAAGCAGTTACTCTGGTCGTTCAGAGGATAAACTAGTGCAGCATGTCTCTGTGGAAGTTACCGAATGAACTGAGTAAAGATTACTCCCTTCGTTGCATAATACAAGGCATGCtaggtttcgttaagacaaggctttgactgTCATTACTAATAAGTGTGATATCATATCTTataaaacacatattaatggaataattcttggtcaaaggcttgtcttaagGAAACATAATGCGCCTTATGATATGGAACGGTGGGAGTATGTTACGCCGGAAGTTAGTGAATACACTATGATAGTGTGTAATTCAAATCTAGGTCTCCCTGAAGGTAATACAGGAAACCAATATGATATAATCATACAATACATTATCTGTTTTCTACTGTTGGTAATTGCATAGTTTTGTAGAGTATTGGCATCGGTATCACCACCATTGCCTTGTTTAATGATATTTGATGCATCATTATAGAAAAGTTTGACAAGTTTACACGCCTGAGACAACGCAGACAAATAATTCATCTACAAACTCACTGCTCGATATGTACCATACAAGATCAATCATTTACAGCATGGTACTGATGGTAgtataaaaaatacatatttagTTAGGCTCGTACCAGTGGTGAAGCCACATTCAATCTGTGTGGTCAACTGACCTCATAGCCTTTTAGCAAAATCACTAAATACAAGTGTAATGCATgtggaaaaacagaaaaaactgGGTAAAGTTTATACATCATAATATATTTGAATATCACAGGGTTAGAGTCCTGGCACCACCACTGGCCCGTACTATACCAAACCCCAGATATGGGGCATCATTCCTTGGTCTCCATGCCTATGTACCTTAGGACTGATTCGAGATATGTGCTACTGCAATGTGCATGAGGAATAGAGGGCGAACCAGCTAGCATTTACTGATATAGAAAGTTGAGTATCCTGCTGATTATTTAAGCAGCCAGTAGTTTCTTTCCCTAGTGAAAAAGGCATGGCTTTCATGTAATTTGCACAGACCACAACAGAGTGAAAAGTCATTGCAGTCCGTTGATTTATCTGTCCATATGaaagaagacaaaaaaaacatcgtCCCATTTTGTAGGAGGTACTTGAGGTATTCTGCCTTGTGATATTGTTTGCAACTTGCACTGTTGCACAAACTACTTCTAGAAGTGATTAAAAAGTGGGAATGATACATTGATACTACAAGATAATAGAAGTCAACTTACGGACTTAAGGTATAGTATAATTAAAAAGTCCTGGCATGCAGATTGCAGAACCTTTGGGTTGGTTTTCAATCAATGGAAACAAAATCGGGTATTGCATCAACAAAATTCAAATCCAACCTCCTAGGCATTGCGTGCAACTAGTCAGTTCATTTGCATGCTGCCTTTAGCCCTTTGCCATGTCAGTTGATTTGTCTAAAGTGATGCATATAATTTGCACACTGGACTTTCCAAATTGTTAGCATGCCATTTAATCTCCTTGCATGCAACTCATCCTTGCGATGGAATAGACACTCATCTATTGTGCTTGTATGGTTCAGGAGTCAGAACACTGTAATTTTATCCTCTGACATCTTGTAGTAAGAATTCCCATTTGTTCTTTGGCTCTCCAGAGAATATGCCACTTACATTATCGATGATGCAGTCAGAGTAAGCCGTCATACTGATGAGGTTATGTATAATGCTATAAACGTGGAATTCATCGGTGGTGTAGTTGTCATGTTTTTCGGAAAGCCAAATAACAATTGGGAAGTAGAAGGATATCAAATTTGAAGGATTATTCTTGTTGCGTGATCGCATTGTTCTATCCATTTAGTTGAGTGTATTTTCTTTGTGCAGGGGTCAGTGAGAGCATATCTCAATGGGAGGCATTTCAGCAGCATTCTATCGCACTACAGGAGGATTATTAGCAGCAATTTTGCATGGGTGCTCCATGTTAAACATGTAATCAATCTCCATGGTGGAATTGGATAATTGAACTACCCTTTTTTCCAAGGGTCGATCCATTTGTGGCAACTTAATATACTCAACTGTGTAATAATAATCTTTTGCTTTCTTGGAtcatgaactagtttttcttGGATCATGGATGGTAATTGTTGAGTTTTATGGTACAACATAGCAGTTACTTAGTCTCTTAATCTGCTATCAGTGCTAATAAATCATGCAGTCTATGGCTGTGGTTATGCGACGCTCCCTTGGATACAATGTGCACACGAGCAAAGTCTCCAAAATGCAATTTTGATGCTTGtttcaaaaagaaagataatGAAATTTTTTGAAGAATATAAAGTTATCTCAGTATGAAATAATTTTATTACTACTCTAGTGCTAGCGTTCACTTTCCCAGTCTCGATAGTGAGTACATTTTTAAGTAGTATTACGAGTTGTTTAATTTGACTGCTTGTTTTCCGGAAAGACGATACAATTGCGTCAATCTGGTACTACGACCCAATAGGCTCGTATCACAGGATATCTTCTCACGGTAATGAAACATACAATATGTCTTAATTTAGAGG
This is a stretch of genomic DNA from Brachypodium distachyon strain Bd21 chromosome 1, Brachypodium_distachyon_v3.0, whole genome shotgun sequence. It encodes these proteins:
- the LOC100840582 gene encoding uncharacterized protein LOC100840582, with amino-acid sequence MQALARTARCLWPVASDAAAGRGCYGQLQPSRGIMVQVRDGNLERALSVMERKMKSSGIERLIKRRTEHHVKNSEKRVLARKALMARVRSQELGKRLRDILIKKIRGQ
- the LOC100834269 gene encoding uncharacterized protein LOC100834269 produces the protein MVIPPPARAPAITNFLKPYVLKMHFTSNFVSAQVIHTPSATIACAASSQEKILRPSMESTRDVAAAAKIGKLLGERLLFRGIPAVSVSMSRDQTYHGKVKAVIDSLTAAGVKLV